One Syngnathoides biaculeatus isolate LvHL_M chromosome 4, ASM1980259v1, whole genome shotgun sequence DNA window includes the following coding sequences:
- the foxb2 gene encoding forkhead box protein B2 — MPRPGKNSYSDQKPPYSYISLTAMAIQNSQDKMLPLSDIYKFIMDRFPYYRDNTQRWQNSLRHNLSFNDCFIKIPRRPDQPGKGSFWALHPDCGDMFENGSFLRRRKRFKVLRAELAACKSSPMLHYFHHHHLHQHLQPGGKPGQQEPSPGRLPLMHPTPTHFQGYGIACAQSGGFKHPFAIENIISRDYKGVMPLTSVMHHLGYPVPPQLMTSVWPHVGMLSEPLASSREYAPFGVPAKSLYHHHHHSANAPAAQPAVPVPIKPTPALMSHGLSGMCTPASSSHQGDAQEEKGNLLHPAIHLS; from the coding sequence ATGCCAAGACCTGGGAAAAACTCTTACAGTGACCAGAAGCCTCCCTATTCGTACATCTCCCTCACCGCCATGGCCATTCAGAACTCCCAAGACAAGATGCTGCCTCTGAGCGACATTTACAAGTTCATCATGGACCGCTTCCCCTACTACAGGGACAACACGCAGCGCTGGCAGAACTCCCTACGGCACAATCTCTCCTTTAACGACTGCTTCATCAAAATCCCGCGGCGGCCAGACCAGCCCGGCAAGGGCAGCTTCTGGGCCCTGCACCCGGACTGCGGCGACATGTTCGAGAACGGCAGTTTCCTGCGCCGCCGTAAGCGCTTCAAGGTGCTGCGCGCCGAGCTGGCGGCGTGCAAGAGCTCGCCCATGTTGCACTatttccaccaccaccacctccatcAGCATCTGCAGCCGGGCGGCAAGCCGGGGCAGCAGGAGCCATCGCCCGGCCGCCTGCCACTGATGCATCCGACGCCGACGCACTTCCAAGGCTACGGCATCGCTTGCGCCCAGTCGGGTGGCTTCAAACACCCGTTCGCCATCGAGAACATTATCAGCCGGGACTACAAAGGCGTCATGCCTCTCACCTCCGTCATGCACCACCTGGGCTATCCGGTCCCCCCTCAGCTGATGACCTCCGTGTGGCCCCACGTCGGGATGCTGTCCGAGCCTTTGGCCTCGTCCCGGGAGTACGCGCCCTTCGGGGTCCCGGCAAAAAGCctgtaccaccaccaccaccacagtgCCAACGCGCCTGCTGCGCAACCAGCCGTGCCGGTGCCGATAAAGCCCACCCCGGCTCTTATGTCACACGGCCTAAGCGGGATGTGCACCCCGGCCTCCTCCTCCCACCAAGGTGATGCTCAAGAGGAAAAAGGCAATCTCCTGCACCCAGCCATCCATTTGTCTTAA